Proteins encoded within one genomic window of Bacillus sp. F19:
- a CDS encoding penicillin-binding protein 2 has product MTEPSNSQADLRKLKKTRLIRINVFFFFVFLLFVALIIRLGVVQIVQGEEFSKEVSRTESNYASFPAPRGKMYDRNGNVLVENIGVEAITYTVEKTTKASDKIETAKVLASLIEVPTEFLKDRDLKDYWVAAHPEEAAKLLKPKEKEKKGSETYQLQIERVPEAELNKLKGNKNELEVVTLYTRFSAGYAYEPQIVTATGLTEGEELTKEELTRVAENLELLPGVDVITDWKRSYPNGDLLTGVFGSVTTPKQGILEARKSYYTARGYARNERVGRSNLEYQYEDYLNPRKAKVQYVTDSSGKVISETMIDEGRRGYDLKLSFDLELQKQLDTIVEEELRVARGKTGNHLADRAFAVMMDPNTGDVLAMSGKKYDFEDGKINDYIIGNYTSQYEIGSTIKGATVLAGYQNGIPRGTVYNDTPLLIKDTKPKKSVRNMGPVNDITALKRSSNVYMFRIAYEIAGENYIPNTTFNASSEDFQKMRNYYSQFGLGVPTGIDLPNESIGQQSVPPDAGILLNMAIGQFDTYTPLQMAQYVSVIANGGYRVAPRIVTSIHSPVEDNELGAIVTEHETRILNRINNSEEDIRQVQRGFEAVTQTGGTAAGIFGEYDVAGKTGTSQTSYYGEQSKRAYWGTETNNLAFVGYYPASKPEVAISVIVPYTGKKASHPVNKYIAKRAIEAYANLEPKDPNAETEQSAETAENTEE; this is encoded by the coding sequence TTGACTGAGCCAAGTAATAGTCAAGCTGATCTGCGAAAATTGAAGAAAACGCGCTTAATCCGCATCAATGTTTTCTTTTTCTTTGTGTTTTTACTATTCGTAGCACTAATCATTCGGCTGGGTGTTGTTCAAATTGTTCAGGGTGAGGAATTTTCAAAAGAAGTCAGCCGCACTGAGTCAAACTATGCAAGCTTTCCTGCACCGCGCGGAAAGATGTATGACCGGAATGGAAATGTTCTTGTTGAAAACATTGGTGTTGAGGCCATCACATATACAGTAGAAAAAACAACGAAAGCATCAGATAAAATAGAAACAGCAAAAGTACTTGCATCTCTAATAGAAGTTCCGACTGAATTTTTAAAGGACAGAGATTTAAAAGACTATTGGGTTGCTGCACACCCGGAAGAAGCAGCGAAACTTCTTAAACCAAAGGAAAAAGAGAAAAAGGGGAGCGAAACGTACCAGCTTCAAATTGAGCGTGTCCCTGAAGCTGAGCTTAACAAACTAAAAGGCAATAAAAACGAGCTTGAAGTAGTTACCTTATACACGCGCTTCTCAGCAGGCTATGCCTACGAACCTCAAATTGTAACAGCTACAGGTCTGACAGAAGGCGAGGAGCTGACAAAAGAAGAACTGACTCGTGTAGCGGAAAATCTTGAGCTCCTCCCAGGTGTTGATGTTATTACTGACTGGAAACGGTCATATCCCAATGGAGACCTGCTGACTGGAGTTTTCGGCAGTGTAACGACTCCTAAGCAGGGAATTCTCGAAGCGAGAAAGTCTTACTATACTGCCCGAGGCTATGCTAGAAATGAACGCGTGGGCCGAAGCAATCTTGAATATCAATACGAAGATTATCTGAATCCGAGAAAAGCCAAGGTTCAATATGTAACTGACAGCAGCGGCAAAGTCATTTCAGAAACGATGATCGATGAAGGCCGCCGCGGATATGACCTGAAACTGTCATTTGATCTTGAACTGCAAAAGCAGCTGGATACCATCGTTGAAGAAGAGCTTAGAGTTGCCCGCGGCAAGACTGGAAATCACCTTGCAGACAGAGCGTTTGCCGTGATGATGGATCCGAATACGGGTGATGTTCTTGCGATGTCAGGCAAGAAGTATGATTTTGAAGATGGGAAAATTAATGATTATATCATTGGGAACTATACGTCACAGTATGAAATTGGGTCTACAATAAAAGGTGCGACTGTATTAGCCGGGTATCAGAATGGAATTCCGCGTGGAACTGTTTATAATGATACCCCGTTATTAATAAAAGACACTAAACCAAAAAAATCAGTACGTAACATGGGTCCTGTTAATGATATAACAGCATTGAAACGTAGTTCCAACGTATATATGTTCAGAATTGCTTATGAAATAGCAGGCGAAAATTATATTCCTAATACTACATTCAATGCTTCTTCTGAAGACTTCCAAAAAATGCGTAATTATTACAGTCAGTTTGGATTAGGAGTACCAACGGGCATTGACTTACCTAATGAGTCAATTGGCCAGCAGTCTGTTCCTCCAGATGCGGGAATACTTCTGAACATGGCAATCGGCCAGTTTGATACGTACACTCCTCTTCAGATGGCACAATACGTTTCAGTTATTGCCAATGGTGGTTATCGTGTAGCACCGCGAATTGTTACTAGTATTCATTCTCCTGTTGAAGATAATGAACTGGGTGCTATAGTAACTGAACACGAAACAAGGATATTAAACCGTATCAATAACTCAGAAGAAGATATCAGACAAGTTCAGAGAGGATTTGAAGCTGTTACGCAAACAGGCGGTACAGCAGCAGGTATTTTTGGTGAGTATGATGTTGCAGGAAAAACAGGAACATCACAAACCAGTTATTACGGCGAGCAAAGCAAACGTGCATACTGGGGAACGGAAACGAATAACTTGGCTTTTGTTGGTTATTATCCTGCATCAAAGCCTGAAGTTGCCATTAGTGTAATTGTTCCTTATACCGGTAAAAAAGCTTCCCATCCTGTAAACAAATACATTGCGAAAAGAGCAATCGAAGCATACGCGAACCTGGAACCAAAAGATCCAAATGCTGAAACAGAACAGTCTGCAGAAACTGCGGAAAATACAGAAGAATAA
- a CDS encoding carboxymuconolactone decarboxylase family protein: MGIYSIENIQLMKKFPELAPELYQSYIAFSKAVLNEGHLSRKEKEIIAVAVSHVTECPYCIDFHTKKAKKAGASLEELFEAVMAAAAIEAGGAYAHRTQMHRAYDGELAESFYSRDDLSNINTLTDLSPEIQQTARAFFSKSSKEGKLTAKLKQLISVAVAHTSECPYCIASHTAEAKKEGCSKEELSEAIMTAALLRSGGAVTHAVNMLQSYEQGSEE, translated from the coding sequence ATGGGGATTTACTCAATCGAAAATATACAGCTCATGAAGAAATTTCCCGAGTTAGCGCCGGAGCTTTATCAATCGTATATTGCCTTCAGCAAAGCAGTTTTGAATGAGGGGCATTTATCCAGAAAAGAAAAAGAAATTATAGCAGTTGCTGTTTCACATGTGACCGAATGTCCTTATTGCATTGATTTTCATACAAAAAAAGCGAAAAAAGCTGGAGCATCTCTGGAGGAATTATTTGAAGCTGTCATGGCTGCAGCTGCAATCGAAGCAGGAGGTGCTTATGCTCACCGCACTCAGATGCATCGTGCTTACGATGGAGAGCTTGCCGAATCATTTTATAGCAGGGATGATTTATCAAACATCAATACTTTGACGGATCTTTCTCCTGAAATACAGCAGACAGCAAGGGCGTTTTTTTCAAAATCTTCAAAGGAAGGTAAACTCACCGCAAAGCTGAAACAATTAATATCAGTTGCTGTCGCGCATACATCTGAATGTCCTTATTGCATCGCTTCACATACAGCTGAAGCCAAAAAGGAAGGCTGTTCAAAGGAAGAGCTCTCGGAAGCCATTATGACTGCCGCCCTGCTCCGGTCTGGCGGCGCTGTTACACATGCTGTTAATATGCTGCAATCTTATGAGCAGGGCAGTGAAGAATAG